GGCAAATTGACCCCGTCAATGGCCGGCGATAAAGCTAGGGTTCGAGCGGGTGCGGGAGGAAAGACGAATAGTGCGACtagggggggtggggggaagACGAACCGTTATGGCTTTACAAAAATTCGTGACGAATTCTAAAAAGTTCCAGGGGGTTATCAGCAAAAAAGAAACCCGAGTAAACCGCCCACGTGTCATCTCCTTATTGGTCTGGACCTCTAATGAATCCGCAaatcaacttttgggactagtccaccccaattttcaaaattttggacTAAATTGCTCCCGCCTCAGGTAGTTGGACTGCAGGTGTATTTACCTCTCGATCGGATTCGGTTTTGTCGGCCGAGCGGCTCTGAGACGAGATCTCAAACATGCATTACCAACTCACATCTCGATTTCTTTTCACACCCAATCTCAAATAATGCATTACACAACACACTCATGCTTGCGCTCATCATTTCATCAACCAAGTCGGCTACGCCACTATCAGCCCATGTACACACACAAACTGACAAACACACACACTGATGATCAGCCGCTGTCCGGCACTATCATCTCCGTTTCTCAGCGCAGGAGCAAGAAAGGCAGAGCGAGTGGGACGGCgccgaagaagaggagaaagggCACCACCGCGCCTGCGCGTGCGACTCCACCAACCCCGCCCACCCCCAACCACcggcccatcctcgtcgccgcgctcTTCTGCGCGCCCGTGCTCGGCGCACTCGGCCCACTACCTGAAGACCAAATCACATCACCCACAACGAGAAGAAGTTAAGCGAAACGTCAATCAATCATCACGGGAAAGGAATACTGCTGCGTGTCTATCTCAAGTCTTAAAACACTGTGCTTTGTTTGCATCTCTTTTCCGATGTTTACTTGGTGCTACATGGTTATAGAGCGTGATGGATGGTACAGTGGTATCTCTTCATTTTTCGGGAGCATGCTAATTTGCTATGTATGCTAATTTAATGTGATATGACAGTATATATGACACTCCTGCTTTAGCAATGTTGGGCTAGTTGTAGCGTCAAGCTCCCAAACGCTCACGGATACTTTTGGCTTTCGTCGAATTAATTGGAGGTTTGACGACATTAATCTGAATCAACTAATCACGTCAGAAGTTAAATCTGAGCTGATCGGATGGACGGCTACACGCACATTAATTCTTCGTCTGTCTTAGCACCAGGAGTTCGTGGCTAGACTGAAAGAagatacttttttttagaacaagaCTGAAAGAAGATACCAGTAAtacttttcttgttttgcCTTCCGATCGACCGAAAGAACGTAAGCATTGGAGTCAAGGGAAGTTAAGAGTGTGAAATTGTTGTTTCGTTGAATTCAAATGTCTGTACATGCTGAAAAGAAGCATTAGAGTGGAGCTAAAAGAGGAGGAACTCACCGGGGCTGCCCTGGGCTGCCTGCTGCTTGGCAAAATCCTCGAAGACCTGCGCGTCCTTGGAGTTGGGCGGCAGGTTCAACAGCCCTGTAAAATTGAATCCAAAACAGGAGCAAAGTACACTGGTTAACacgcaaacaaacaaaatcatcATTCCTCCCAgtaaacaacaacaataaatcTTCGAAAAGGAGGGCAGCTACTCCCGCCTCCACACTGCCGTCTTATTAAAGTCCtcccaaaaataaattaaacacGATAAATAAAACTACTAGCTCACAAACTCGATCAGCGGCTGCCACGGACGGTGTTCAAAACCGGTCATCTTAGCCAAGATACTAGTATATAAAAAACCATGTGATGTTGTCTGTTGCGAGGGTTATCGAAGCAGTCCAAGCAAAAAGTCAAGCTAGCCCGGTCATGCACAGTTTCAGCGAAAGAAAAATTGTAGAGTGTGGGTACTACTGTGGTACTAGTACGTACGGGGGCAGTCGGAGATgttcgcggcggcgctgcaaGCGGCGGGGAGGCCGAGCGCCCTGGTGACGTTGATCTTGAGGCCGAGGCCGGGGTCGTCGCGGTCCTTGACGAGCACGCACAGGCACTTGCGGCTGCTCTGCAGCACCGTCTTGAGCCCCGCGCAGCAGTcgggcgtcggcgccggcgcctgccCCTGCACGAACGTCAGGCACGTCGCCAGCGCCACCAGCTTGTCCGAGCACTCCGCACGGTCCGCCGCGAAGTCggcccccacccccacccctgccgccatcgccacggccacggccacaaCCAGGGAAACCACTCTAGAACCCATCGGAACGGAATGGAATGGAAGTATTTCTGGCTAGTAAACGGAGGATGGTGCGTCGGAGTCTTGCGGGTGGATTTATATGGGGGGAGTCCAGCGGGAGCGTGCGCCGCGTGAGCGATGGTGGACCGGACCATGTGGGCGATAGGGCGTGCGGACGCGCGTCGGCGCGTGAGACGGGCGGTGAGTGGAGAGCGGCGGGCAGTCATTCGGGGTTGGTTGGGGAAGGGGGTTGGGCATTCCATGGAACGAGACGGGGCCGTAGTGACGTGTAGCAGCCGTCGACGAGCATATGTAGCCGGATGGAATGAGACGTGCCGTACGTAGTGACGTGTAGCAGTAGCCGTCGATGAGCATACTGGGCACTGTCATGCTCAGGTTGTGGGTTTGTCTCGATTGTTTAGGCAAAAGTATTAAATCTGAGTTTGACTCGTGTGTTTGTCGTTGTGAACTGAGACTAACTCAGATGCTCTAGTTTCTTGTGGTGGAGCCAACCCACCCAGTGACAATTAACGTATCCGTCAATAACGAGGCGCATACGGTGATTttgtcaatctctcaagatctgccAGCTCAGTCcttcggaggtgctcatagggataGGGTGTacgtgtgtgcgttcatatGGGTAAGTGTGCgcgcgtgttgtgagcgtATGCGGTTGTACtatgttcctaaaaaaaatctgtttcTCATCCTGACGATGCCATTAGATTAAGATCCGATGGCCAACCGCCGATTTAAAAAAAGTGACTTCTCggcaacaaaactaaaaataaCTTATCAGATACAATACTGAAAGTTTATTTTGTTAGATctggaacaaaaaaatatatcataaaATACAATATCATTTTGAAACATCTAAAGCCATATTCCCTGGAAACAAGGCCCTGGATTGGGCCTGAGGTGCTATCTTGGGATTATGAGAgttccatgttttttttcaggaTCCTTACCGCACTCATACACAGTGTCATCGCAACCCATGTACGGTCAGAACAGATCTTAGCTCATGTGCTTTGACATGGAAGAAACGAGAACATCTTTTTGACCCGGCTTGAAATTCGCTCCACTTGCGTTGAACCCAAAACCCCAGGGTTCCACAAGGGCTCCTAACTACCGGGCTAGAGACCCTTCCACATAGCACTCCCTCTTGTTTATGGTGGACCTTGACTTGGAGATTGAAATGGCAGTTTTATGTGCCTCCCGGAATGTGTTAGGACTACACAGAATGGGTCCAAAATCATTAGAGTCGGCTCTAGCATGAGTCAAAGGGGCTAGATCTGTTGCCGGCAAAACCGAGAAGGTGAGGTTGGTATCACAAATATTGATGTGGTAAAGGTGTTTCTTTATGTTGCTCCTATTTTTGTTTCACATGTTCTGACCCATTTTTCAACGATTTGAAACAAATTACGAGTCATTTCATAGCATATTTGAAATATTGCAACTCTTTTTGCGTTGTGTTTAATAGTTAGGAGGACAAAAATGTTGTAGAGATCTTGCATATGTAGAAAAGTTGTTGCATGCGAGTTTCTTTGTTTCAATGATCGTAATCTCcagattctaaaaaaaacatattaatCTCTTAGGTACGAATGATTGAAGTTGTGTCAGGCCCATGGAAATTATGGATTTTTTATTGCCATCCCAAAACTTGATGAATTgagatctactccctccgttccataattcttgtcgaaatattacatgtatgtagacactttttaggaataaagacatccatttttgggcaagtttgagacaagaattataaaacggagGGACTAATATGTATCAGGTGTTTGTTATCTACTGCTcatgattctaaattcttgactcaaattttcccaaatatggatgtatctattcttaaaaaacgtctagatacatgtaatatttcgacaacaatttaggatcggagggagtacctccgttccataattcttgtctcaaatttgcaaaaaaatgtactcctctgatcctaaattattgactcaaattttcccaaatatggatgtatctattcttaaaaaaacgtctagatacatgtaatatttcgacaacaatttaggatcggagggagtacctccgttccataattcttgtctcaaatttgcaaaaaaatgtactcctctgatcctaaattattgattcaaatttgtccaaatatagatgtatctattattaaaaaacgtctagatacatgtaatatttcgacaacaatttaggatcggagggagtacctccgttccataattcttgtctcaaatttgcaaaaGAATGTactcctctgatcctaaattattgactcaaatttgtccaaatatagatgtatctattattaaaaaacgtctagatacatgtaatatttcaacaacaatttaggatcggagagagtacatatctattcctaaaaagagtctagatacatgtaatatttccaTAAGAATTCGGAGGTATCATGAATATGTACATTACTAGGACCTATTTGGGAGGGCTTCACTCCACCTAAACTTCACTCCACCTCTAAACTCCGCTCCATCTCAGCTCCACTCCACCTCTAAAATGCGTTTGACACCAGACCCAAACCAGCTCCAGACtgcaattttctttctttagagGAGAGGATGAGAAAAAGGAATGGATACATTATTCAATAGAGTTATTCAGTGCACATCTAATGGGTAAAAAGGAATAAACATATGTATGTATTGCCAATCTGGGCATACAACAATTTGGTACCAAATTTCTAGTTGTGATATATGAACAAGACCTAGCAAATTCATGCACACAAAAGATACAGGAGAGGATGAGAAAAACATGTGAgaggaaacaaaagaagaaggcgTGCTACCTACTAGTTCCAGGTGCAATAGACGGACAAGAGGaatcaaagaaaagaagaacttGCTGAGAAATTCCTGCGGACAAGAGGAATCCGAGAAAAGTGGGAACGTGGACTGGTGGAGGGGGATGCCAAAGCGGGATCGCGGGAGATCGACCGCGGGCTTGACGGAGAAGGAGCATGCGGGCTCGCCGGAGATGGAACGCCGCCGGCTCTGCTAGGGCTGAAGACGAGCCGCCACGGGGAACTCGTCTTTGTCTGTCGAtgggaggaagacgaaggagACTCGGGGCCTGGGCTGAGAAAATAACGGTTCGGGTTACACAATGGCATTGGTGGATAAATTACTTCAACTTCAGGTGAAATGAGCAGGTGAAGCATTTTTTTCTTGGCTCCAATAAAATGAATCAGAGAGACATATTGCTCCACTTCACTTGGTAAATGGATTTTAGAGTGTTTGGGTCAACTTCATCTGCTTCGTTGCTGAAGTTTTGTAGCGAAGGTGTACCAAACAGCATCGTAGAGTAGGCAACGACGGGCAGCTGTTGGAGAGGTGGGGGACAGTACGTCGGTTCCCTCGATTAGTGACCTCAGAATGGTTAATGTCCATCAAATATAGATAATCAGAGTGGCGCAGCGGAAGCGTGGTGGGCCCATAACCCACAGGTCCCAGGATCGAAACCTGGCTCTGATATTcttatctgttttttttcttggacaGTATTCGTATCTGTCGTTCAATTTTGTTATCTGGTAGTAATCTGTTGGGGTCCTTTGATTTTGCAAGTGAAATACTCCTTCAAACTTTTTAACATAAATATATGTAGTACCGAATCTCTTCGAACAGAAATAACACCCAAGCACAGTAGAACCCCATTTCCATTACCGGGCAAGTTTGAGGAAAGGAGAAGTACAGTGGCAAAACAactgcatgattttttttattttagtactGTAACAGAAATTGACAACAGTATATGTTTCAGaacaaaaatcaacaaaatcaaGCAGTAATAACGCATACTCAATTACAGGTACAAGCCCTAGCTTAATAAGAGGACCAAAAGATCTTGTAACTAAGCAGAACAAATAGGGCTAATGTTGTGGCAAAGCTGACAGCCAAACCAACCCAAAGAATCCTATCAATATTTATGACTCTCCTATTAGCTAAATTTACTTGCTGATCCTTCACTACTGGTTTTCCTGTATCACTTTCTCTTGTTTTCATTGTTCTCTCTACATTTCTTCTCACAAGCGTATATTGAGCTGCTTCCTCACAAGTAGCATCACCACAATCTGTGGGTGCATCAGATGGATCTTCAGATCGGTGTGGACCACATTGTTGTGCCACATTTTCTGCACCCGAGCATGCACAGGAACCACAAGAATTTGTAGAACAGGTGGCTTCCTCCGCGTGATTTTCCCTATATTCTTCCTGTGCTTCAGCAGGATTTTGTTTAAGTACTTCTTTTGCTGCAATAGATCCTTCTATCACTTCACCAAATACAGACCATCTTCCCACGGATGTGATCTTAACATTTGCCGATGTGCCCAACATACTATCTGGAGCAATGACAAGGACCTGGATATACCCTTTGGTATGTCCAACCTGTGCAGCAAAAGGTAGTACAAGCAAAGTATTGACAAATGATGGCATCAACTACTAATGAAATGAGGAATATCAAATATTGACAATTGATGGCATCAATTACTAACCAAATGAACACCATCGGTAGCTATTTCAGTGATCCATATCCTCTCAACTTTGCCTTCCAGCCCTTGGTATGGTGAAAAAGCTTCAAAAACTGAGGTCAACTCGCGACTTCGCTTTTTCACTTCAATGCTAGGCACTTTCTTCATCCTGGCAGCAGGTGTTCCTACAGAAACAGCATTATATCTGTAGGTCAAGAAATAACATACAGATAATTTAGTTCATTACAGCATGCATGGTATTTGATAGAGCACGGTACCTGGTCTGGGATAAAATTGTGATATGTGAACTTGAGGTAACTTATATTCCTTTATAAGCTTAACAGTTTGAGCAAAATCTTCATCAGTCTCGCCTGAAAATGGTATAAGAATGACCGTAAGTTACTTATTTTGACAACTATAAACTGAATAGCTGAACCGATAACTTGCTAGCATACCAGGAAAGCCACAAATAATATCTGTGGCAATTTGCATTCCAGGGACAAGCTCACAGAGAGTATCAACTACCATTCTGAACTCACTGACAGTGTATTCACGATTCATAGCCTGCGAAGTGAAATCgtagaaaaaacaacaaaataaatttgacCTGTCTGTTGGTTACtaataattttaaaaataaatgtagAAGTTCAAGCATACCTTTAAAACAGCATCACTTCCTGATTGCACAGGAACATGAAGGAAAGTATAAACACAAGGATGACGCAAAACACTAGCTATCTCATTCAAATGCTCCAGTATGAAAGGGGGATTTGTCATGCCTATGCGAAGCATTGTGCTTCTGTCTGCCGGAAGCTCAGCAACAATTGCACTTAAGAGATTCGGAAGATTTGTACCAATATCCCTACCTAAAATAAGAGGACAAGGTTTGAGAGGCAAAATaacatgaaaaaatatatgtgaAATGTAACACACAGTACATGTATAAGAATTTAGAAATTGATATTACCATAAGCACCAGTATCTTCACTGCTTAACCATATCTCCCGGACACCTTCCGAGACAACAATTTTCACACGATCAACCTATGGTGAATTGGAAACGATTTAATTTCGCTCAAATTTGGCAGGAGAAGCAGTACTTTCATGCATGATAGAAAGATTCCAGCACTCACCAAGCCATCTATAGAATAACTCCCCAGGTGACCACGAGCATGCTTTGTCTTGCAGTAAGTGCAAGCACCTAAACACCCAACATTTATGGGAAGAATCTCGATAAATTTGTTCTTTCGAACCTGTACAGAGTGGCTGTTATCAGTCACTGATTTAACAAGAAAGTGTGCCAACTAGTCAAAAGGTCATGAAAAACTTATCAATGTGTCAGATACAATTGATGCACATGATATCATGTGCCGATAATATATGAATGTACCTTAGGTAAATCAAGTGAGGGCAGTGTTTTCCGACTCAATAGCCGAACTTCATGCCCCTTCAATGTTTCCTCAACTACTTCAACAACACGATCTATCTGCTGTACTCCTATTATGCTAATACCTTCAAGCTCCTTCAGATCCCGGCTTCCTTGTGGTACACATCCAGCTACAACTAGTGGCTTGTTTGCGTTCTTGCATTTTGATATTAAAGTTGTCATGGCAGATTGACTTGGATTTTTCACAGTGCATCTGGAATGGCAAAAGCACATGTCACCATTAGTCACCACAAATTAGACACATTGGGCATGGAGGTAAAATATCAACATCAGATAGAAATTTACTCGGCACAAAGAGTATGCGATTTGTGGAATTTTGTAGCCAAAGAAAACAGCTAGATCTTTATTACGTCAATCCAGAGCCAAACAAGTTTGAAATTGGTAGCCATGTTGAAGCAGGTCATGACTACTTTTATCAACAGCCAGTGAGCTGGTAGTAGCAGATAGAATAAAGAAATAACCTAACAAGACACTATAACCATACGTGTTAATTAGCCACAAATCAGCTCCTTCAGGCTCTTCAGTGATTGCATATCCAAACGCCGAGAGCTGCCCCGACATGTATTCACTGTCACTCTgcaaagaagagaagaacagAGGTTGCATATATTTAGCAATAGCAAAGTAATTGCCTTCCTAGCCTTAGCACCAAGCAGATGCCACTAAACTCACAAACCAGATACTAAAGTGCTACCTAAGCCATACAAAATAAATCATATCAGTACTTCAATTGAGAAATTACTGCCAGTCAGCTCTCCTGAAGAACTGTCTACTTAATCAGTGGAAAATACAGCACCTGAAGGAATTATATCAGCTGGGCAGCTAAGTACTTCTGAAGCTTgcataaacaacaataatcAGCAGAAGTGTCAAGCATAGAGCAAACAATGTGCAGGAACTTGCCTGGTTATGTGAGCACCCGAATGTCTTCACATATATCGTCTGCAACACCAGCACCACACGAACACGTACGCACATCAGACTAAAGCATGGAGCGAAGGAAACACATCGACGCACGCATGGAGCACGTCAGCGTAACGACGGGGGGCGTGCGGGTAATGGTGGCCGTACCTGCGTGCCTGGGATCCGGGcctccggctgctgctgcgtctGTGCGAGCCTGGACGACCTGCGCTTGGGCTTGACAGCGACGGTGGAGAGGGGGAGACGGAGCCCGGGAGGCGCTCCTCCGCCGGAAAAACCGGCCGGCCCCAACACGTCCTCGATGTCTTCCATccctggcgccggcggcggagcagcgtCCTGTCGATGCGGGCGGTGGCTTGGGCTCCAGCTTCCGAGTAGGGTTCTGGGGCCTTCCGAGTAGGGTTCTGGGGCCTGGACGGAGGCGAACCGAGcgcagagagagaggagtGGGCCTTGGAGAAATGGGCTGCTGTATTTGGGCTTTTACGTCAATAGACCAAAATTGGCTTCATTTGCTTATTCAGCCTTTTGATGTCAAAGGAGCAATTCCCATATGGGCCTATGAGACAAGACTGGATTATCGAGAGCCGCTTCACCGGTTCAGACAGTCAGACGCGATCGGTGACTCTGTCCCGGCTCCCCGCCCGTCCGCTCCGGAGTCTCTCCGGTGCCCGAGCCGCGCCACCGGCGTCCGGCGGCTTCGCTCGTGCCGTGGCCCGTGGAAAGCTTTTCTCATTCTAGATCTCTGTCAGCACCGGTGAGAAAAACCCACCTGTGAAAACCCTCGTTATTTtgacgtactccctccgtccgacAAAATGTCTCACTTTTGACTAAATAtgaggatgtctcaatttacGTGGTGTGTTTTTCATGTGCCAAACGTCTGAGGGATAGGAAACTAGGAATGTGTATTTGACGTTcttgagggaaaaaaaatctttgatcTGCACCGTTTCTAAACACCACTTTGTAATTCAGATATCAATGACTTTCCGATTTTTCTCTGAAAATTTCAGGATAATTTAGAATGTGTGTCGGAGGGGGTTGGGTATTCGTACAGTTGTACTCCTAAGGTGTACGTTATAGCTTTACCTTCAAGCATTGTTATAGAATTCCTGAGCTAGTCGTAGTACTACTACATAGGAATGGTATGCCCCGCCTCATAACTGAAAGAGCAAAGTACATTTACAGTCATAATATTATTGACGAGATTTAAGTTAGTTCCAGCATTACAAAACTGCATTGTCGATCCTCCTTATTTAAGTTCGGCCATTGCAGGTCCTAAACACAGTTGagctattttattttgtaatgGTTACCGATTTCATTGGAAAACGTAGCATGACATTAAATTAGTATCATCAAATCCGTTTTTATATTTAGTTTCATggtattcctccgtccaacaacagatgtctcaactttaacaaaatttgaatgaatttatacaccaagtcatgtctagatacatttaaattgaAACATCtcttgttggacggagggagtataccaATTTGATGACATATGTCATATTTgttgctatatttttttttcaacaaaatcgatcaaatccttttttttttgacttagtacaaaacctaaaaatatatttatttattgacGGAGTGACTAGtaaaaaaacagagaccaGGCTGGTGCATTCTTATCAGACCAGCTCAAAGGCAGTAGCATTTTCATTGTGAAAATTGACAACTGATTTTACTAAAAAGAGTAAACTGGTCCCAGATTTTGCTACAAAGCCTGTCATTTTCCCTCTCGAGTGAAGCAAAGATTTGTTTCGTAAAGAATAGTAGTACTCTGAACTAAAGCCGAACGCGCACTAGCTGGTCAAAAAGTAGAACACGATTTGTTGCTTTTCCTCTGAACTCCTGCGCATTCTGTCCCCTGAACTCCCATTTCTCCCAGCAGATTGATGATACAGCTCCAAAGTTCAAACCAACTTAACCGCCACACCGTCCTATATATACCACCGGTCGGTCTCTCATCCGGCTTGTCTGGCCACACATTATCTACCAACACTGCTGTCACTCAGTAGCACCAGCTGCCTTGTTCCTGCAATGGAGCCGAAGAGCAGCCGCCTAGTTGCCAATGTAGCCCTGTTGCTCCTGTTCGCCCCGAACTTGGCTGCGGCTTTCAACTACGCCGACGCGCTCGCCAAGTCCATCGTCTTCTTCGAGGGCCAGCGCTCCGGCAAGCtgccccccggcaaccgcatgCCCTGGCGCGGCGACTCCGGCCTCTCCGACGGTGCGCAGTACAATGTACCTACGATTAAACTCTGTTATATTTACTCTTGTGTTACGGCTCCGACATCGCTCACGCTGGAAATGGGGTGCAGGTGGATCTGGTGGGCGGGTACTACGACGCCGGCGACAACGTCAAGTTCGGGCTGCCGATGGCCTTCACCACGACGATGCTGGCGTGGAGCGTCGCCGACTTCGGCAAGTACATGGGCGCCGAGTCACTGGCCCACGCCAGGGACGCCGTGCGCTGGGGCGCCGACTACCTCCTGAaggcggccacggccaccCCGGGCGCGCTCTACGTCCAGGTGGGCGACCCGGGCCGCGACCACGCGTGCTGGGAGCGCGCCGAGGACATGGACACCCCGCGCGCCGTGTACCGCGTGGACGCGGCCCGGCCGGGGTCCGACGTGGCCGGCGAGACGGCGGCCGCGCTCGCGGCGTCCTCCGTCGCCTTCCGCCGCGCCGACCCGGCGTACTCTGCCAGactcctccgcgccgccatGGACGTGTTCGACCTGGCCGACCGCCACCGCGGCTCCTACAGCGACTCGCTCTCCTCCGCTGTTTGCCCCTTCTACTGCTCCTACTCCGGCTACCACGACGAGCTCCTCTGGGCGGCGTCATGGCTGCACAGAGCGTCCTCCAGCAACGCGTCGGCCTTCTTCCTGTCGTACGTGCAGGCGTACGGCACGCAGCTGGGCGCCGTAGAAGACGACTACTCCTTCAGCTGGGACGACAAGAGGGCCGGCGCCAAGGTGATGCTCTCCAGGGTGTTCCTCCGGCGGAAGCTCCCGGGGTTCGAGCTCTACAAGTCCCACTCCGACAGCTACGTCTGCTCGCTGGTCCCCGGGACGAACAGCTTCCAGGCATCAGGGCAGTACACGCCGGGGGGGCTCTTGTACAAGGAAGGCGAGAGCAACATGCAGTACGTGACGACGGCCACGTTCCTGCTGCTGGCCTACGCCAAGTACCTCAAGtcgagcggcagcggcgccaccgtctcctgcgccggcgcccaaGTGGCGCCGGGGGAGCTGGTGGCGCTGGCGAAGCGGCAGGTGGACTACATCCTGGGGAAGAACCCCGGAGGGAGGTCGTACATGGTGGGGTTCGGGGCGCGGTGGCCGCAGCGCGCGCACCACCGGGGCGCGTCCATGCCGTCCGTGCGCGCGCACCCGGCGCGCATCGGCTGCGACGCCGGGTTCGAGTTTCTCCACGCGCCGGGGCCTAACCCGAACGTCCTCGTTGGTGCCGTGCTGGGAGGGCCTGATGCCAAGGATGGCTTCGAGGATGACCGTGGCAACTACGCGCAGTCCGAGCCTGCCACTTACATCAACGCGCCGCTCGTTGGTGccctcgccttcttcgccggAACTGCCAAGTAGCCTAGGAAGGAGTGTGTGTCAGTGACTCAGTGTGTGTGTGGGCATGTGACTTTGATTGGCACGTGACAGAGTGAGAGCGGCATGGCAACAATCACATCAAGATGTGTGAGCCGAAACGAGCTCCCCCGCCACCGGCCTGCGCGCCCCCCGTATTGTATTGGGCTCGCTCGTTAATTGGTAGCCGTATGTTGTTTTGTGGTCAAAAGTACTGCTCCCTCGTTTTCATAATTGTTAtgtcaaatttatctaaaaatgaatgtatttattttttaaaatatttagatagatgtaatattttgacaataattATAGAACGGAAAGAGTACAATGATTGTTGTCAAATTTAactaaaaatgaatgtatttatttccAAAAATATTTAGATAATAAAGTACGGTGCTTGTTTGACTACTTGCAATTGCCTTGCATACAGTAGTTTCATTACAAACATGATGATGGTTGAAGCAGGGCATGCACACCGTGCATCATTTCGGATGGGCATGCTGTGCTGCTGCATACAGGGCACGGGGGCCAAATGGAGCACCCCAATTGTGTCACAGGCATGGCCAAATTCGCGGCGATGGCATTATGATTTATGAAAGCTGCATCGGCAGCTTGCGGGGCTCGAGgcgaagagaaagaaaggcCTTCCCTGTGTCAcgttactttttctttttctttttgcagcgACACTCTGCAGTTTGGAAGCCCGGTTTTAATTGGCAAGCAGCGGTGCACCGCAAAGCACGGTGGCCATGTCACGAGCGAGACTGCGGGGGGAAAAGAATGGGTTCACGCGGTGACTGCAACTTTAGCTCTCGTGACCATTGCCAAGATAGAAGATACCTACTgtagaggaggagaagaagagaaaatggCTTGGTCAAGGCCAAGTGGTCAAAACTGACAAAGGTAACGTGCAGGGGAAAGTGGAGCagcagtagctagctagctataaaGATAGAGTAGTGGAATAGCTTGCGTGTATGCCATCAGGATTCACGGGCAGAGAATCCTAGAAGACCAAGACGACGTATGTACACCGGACTCGCTCCATCGTGTCAA
This is a stretch of genomic DNA from Brachypodium distachyon strain Bd21 chromosome 1, Brachypodium_distachyon_v3.0, whole genome shotgun sequence. It encodes these proteins:
- the LOC100844838 gene encoding protein YLS3 isoform X1; translated protein: MGSRVVSLVVAVAVAMAAGVGVGADFAADRAECSDKLVALATCLTFVQGQAPAPTPDCCAGLKTVLQSSRKCLCVLVKDRDDPGLGLKINVTRALGLPAACSAAANISDCPRLLNLPPNSKDAQVFEDFAKQQAAQGSPVGRVRRARARRRARRRGWAGGWGWAGLVESHAQARWCPFSSSSAPSHSLCLSCSCAEKRR
- the LOC100844838 gene encoding protein YLS3 isoform X2, with the translated sequence MGSRVVSLVVAVAVAMAAGVGVGADFAADRAECSDKLVALATCLTFVQGQAPAPTPDCCAGLKTVLQSSRKCLCVLVKDRDDPGLGLKINVTRALGLPAACSAAANISDCPRLLNLPPNSKDAQVFEDFAKQQAAQGSPGSGPSAPSTGAQKSAATRMGRWLGVGGVGGVARAGAVVPFLLFFGAVPLALPFLLLR
- the LOC100841365 gene encoding threonylcarbamoyladenosine tRNA methylthiotransferase; amino-acid sequence: MEDIEDVLGPAGFSGGGAPPGLRLPLSTVAVKPKRRSSRLAQTQQQPEARIPGTQTIYVKTFGCSHNQSDSEYMSGQLSAFGYAITEEPEGADLWLINTCTVKNPSQSAMTTLISKCKNANKPLVVAGCVPQGSRDLKELEGISIIGVQQIDRVVEVVEETLKGHEVRLLSRKTLPSLDLPKVRKNKFIEILPINVGCLGACTYCKTKHARGHLGSYSIDGLVDRVKIVVSEGVREIWLSSEDTGAYGRDIGTNLPNLLSAIVAELPADRSTMLRIGMTNPPFILEHLNEIASVLRHPCVYTFLHVPVQSGSDAVLKAMNREYTVSEFRMVVDTLCELVPGMQIATDIICGFPGETDEDFAQTVKLIKEYKLPQVHISQFYPRPGTPAARMKKVPSIEVKKRSRELTSVFEAFSPYQGLEGKVERIWITEIATDGVHLVGHTKGYIQVLVIAPDSMLGTSANVKITSVGRWSVFGEVIEGSIAAKEVLKQNPAEAQEEYRENHAEEATCSTNSCGSCACSGAENVAQQCGPHRSEDPSDAPTDCGDATCEEAAQYTLVRRNVERTMKTRESDTGKPVVKDQQVNLANRRVINIDRILWVGLAVSFATTLALFVLLSYKIFWSSY